In Macadamia integrifolia cultivar HAES 741 chromosome 13, SCU_Mint_v3, whole genome shotgun sequence, one DNA window encodes the following:
- the LOC122060052 gene encoding zinc finger MYND domain-containing protein 15: protein MDLHLNNLFARFQQQFGSGPGLGPGSGTCLLKVDGIAPAFIKSLFKASAALYRTDPWKRLRPRHLFGVRVGKDSDWTGKKQPFPCAQFIGGEGGDLCFHMFRSDHDAQKMTGSRETIRVPNVEVLRVSYELESLMFPSNRRMIKSLSLEVSGTDRFPVIDVTRCTSTGDLQFRNPTLEELRFVFAFMKAVALVHPLLQQDKEAAPKWSRLMVFEPFIETVDVQWPLEMAKGWDLVAVTIAHPPGQAYEEKATSPASSTPTKYAEPPKEEFVDVKMNSAAGLRECAMCEKEVNGDQSCCSRCRAVVYCGPVCQKQHWKETHKGLCGLYKAMMEREEELAMKIFIFPCSVEHPCKWLELLDLHQKGMWRRKCNCYSHCPFGLLPVKGGLWDSWGNLDDEEYPKDSPFSNHLRDGMSSPILLSGWSEYYNLRSLPLSSPVAVILSHPLTVYHILTTLNMSTKNLLLKGKEVILHYLGPEGELDWMPAFAEIGHLLNGLGNIQVVMVGPEVPTNLSGTVSGISSRVRVNLVRGVYQEEATYLPSPDVVIALNCGLESYPSWSAALDLIKSKNIPAFFTDQSEIFCTNAKQVLRGAGLHITHPLTPNPFRSPARNQGLSTNLPSYSNGFLLGVNS from the coding sequence ATGGATTTGCATTTGAACAATCTCTTTGCCAGATTCCAGCAGCAATTTGGGTCCGGTCCTGGGCTTGGCCCTGGCTCAGGAACCTGTCTTTTGAAGGTCGATGGAATTGCTCCTGCTTTCATCAAATCGCTTTTCAAAGCTTCAGCAGCTCTTTACAGAACCGATCCATGGAAGAGATTGCGACCTCGACACTTGTTTGGCGTCCGTGTTGGCAAAGACTCTGATTGGACTGGTAAGAAGCAGCCATTTCCTTGTGCTCAATTTATTGGTGGAGAAGGTGGGGATCTTTGTTTCCATATGTTCCGATCAGATCACGATGCACAGAAAATGACGGGCTCCAGAGAAACAATTCGGGTTCCCAATGTTGAGGTCTTAAGGGTTTCTTACGAACTagagtcattgatgttcccctCTAATCGAAGGATGATCAAGTCACTGTCATTAGAAGTTTCAGGGACTGATAGGTTTCCTGTCATAGATGTTACCCGTTGCACTTCCACGGGTGACCTCCAGTTCAGAAACCCAACACTCGAGGAGCTTAGGTTTGTCTTCGCATTCATGAAAGCTGTGGCTCTTGTTCACCCATTGCTCCAGCAAGACAAAGAAGCTGCTCCCAAATGGTCAAGGTTGATGGTCTTTGAGCCATTTATTGAAACAGTTGATGTGCAGTGGCCTCTGGAAATGGCCAAGGGTTGGGACCTCGTTGCAGTTACAATTGCACATCCACCTGGTCAGGCCTATGAGGAAAAGGCTACCTCACCTGCTAGCTCAACCCCAACCAAGTATGCGGAACCACCCAAGGAGGAGTTTGTAGATGTGAAGATGAATTCGGCTGCTGGGTTGAGGGAATGCGCCATGTGTGAGAAGGAAGTCAATGGAGACCAGTCCTGTTGCAGTCGGTGCCGTGCGGTTGTTTACTGCGGTCCGGTTTGCCAGAAGCAGCATTGGAAAGAGACGCACAAGGGCCTATGTGGGCTTTACAAGGCCATgatggaaagagaagaagagctgGCAATGAAGATCTTCATTTTCCCCTGCTCTGTCGAGCATCCTTGTAAATGGCTTGAATTGCTGGATCTCCATCAGAAGGGCATGTGGAGGAGAAAGTGCAATTGCTATTCTCACTGCCCTTTTGGTCTTCTTCCTGTTAAAGGTGGACTATGGGATTCATGGGGCAACCTAGATGATGAAGAGTATCCGAAGGATTCACCTTTTTCTAACCATCTCAGAGATGGGATGTCAAGCCCAATCCTTCTTTCTGGTTGGTCTGAGTACTACAATCTCCGGTCATTGCCATTGTCAAGCCCTGTGGCAGTCATACTCTCCCACCCTTTGACAGTGTATCACATATTGACAACCCTCAATATGAGTACAAAGAATCTTTTGCTCAAAGGGAAAGAGGTGATACTGCACTACCTTGGTCCTGAAGGGGAGTTGGATTGGATGCCAGCATTTGCAGAGATTGGGCATCTGCTCAATGGATTGGGAAATATACAGGTGGTCATGGTTGGGCCTGAAGTTCCTACAAATTTGTCGGGGACAGTATCGGGCATTAGTAGCAGAGTGAGAGTGAATCTGGTCCGGGGTGTTTATCAAGAGGAAGCCACCTACCTCCCTTCCCCTGATGTTGTAATTGCACTTAATTGTGGACTGGAGAGTTACCCAAGCTGGAGTGCAGCACTTGACCTGATCAAATCCAAGAATATACCTGCTTTCTTCACTGATCAGTCTGAAATTTTTTGCACAAATGCCAAACAGGTCCTTCGAGGTGCCGGACTACATATTACACACCCTCTAACACCCAACCCATTCCGTTCTCCTGCAAGGAACCAAGGGCTTTCTACTAACCTGCCCTCATACAGCAATGGTTTTTTGCTGGGTGTGAATTCTTGA